The following proteins are encoded in a genomic region of Xenopus laevis strain J_2021 chromosome 3L, Xenopus_laevis_v10.1, whole genome shotgun sequence:
- the LOC108711358 gene encoding uncharacterized protein LOC108711358 isoform X1 — MKVIMDFVKILFNVVAMTLCYLLLVEGAGCHYFHKYEKENLTIKCDLCIDQNMSVCWYNYNKENISCEGCSLTVPKHGGIFECRKEDMKDTSFSLQSNNNTTCNSRSTFIISSVSDQETNNNQKSQIINISDNVNLSCQFDRSNLQFISFWVAVYPNRGNHCLFSVDNYFTDFNKNVYHHSVVGEGQNRINFFTLTNHYDAIQKQHLEIKKAKSSDSGTYLCLYFIWNNGKLEWKLGSNISLEVQDPTDNAGRCSTVPNSHNTTYTTSHRNQMRSTEETTYNARSGQNIFIRVGMTGGIIIMSALILLFLYIKKSRKNKMKQQRIRNPDTVDYECTPYAICERKDMEENPDCLFSGD, encoded by the exons GATGCCATTACTTTCATAAATATGAGAAAGAGAACCTCACCATAAAATGTGATCTATGTATTGACCAAAATATGTCTGTTTGCTGGTACAACTACAATAAGGAAAACATAAGCTGTGAAGGTTGCAGTCTCACGGTTCCTAAACACGGGGGAATATTTGAATGCAGAAAAGAAGACATGAAAGACACTTCTTTTAGTTTacaaagtaataacaatacaacCTGCAATTCCCGCAGTACTTTTATCATTTCATCAGTTTCAG accAAGAAACAAACAACAATCAGAAATCACAAATTATCAATATAAGTGACAATGTTAATCTTTCCTGTCAGTTTGACAGGAGCAATTTACAATTCATTTCATTTTGGGTAGCTGTCTATCCAAATCGTGGCAATCACTGTTTATTCTCAGTGGATAACTACTttactgattttaataaaaatgtttatcacCATTCTGTTGTTGGTGAGGGGCAAAATAggattaatttttttactttaaccaACCATTATGATGCAATTCAGAAACAACATTTAGAAATCAAAAAAGCCAAATCATCTGATAGTGGCACCTActtatgcttatattttatttggaaCAATGGTAAACTGGAGTGGAAATTAGGAAGCAACATATCTCTTGAAGTACAAGATCCAACAGACA ATGCTGGAAGATGTTCTACAGTGCCCAATTCCCATAATACAACGTATACAACTTCACACAGAAATCAAATGCGCAGCACTGAGGAGACAACTTACAATGCAAGATCTG GTCAGAATATATTCATACGTGTTGGAATGACAGGAGGAATTATTATTATGAGTGCACTTATACTGCTGTTTTTGTACATTAAAAAGTCTAGAA AAAACAAGATGAAACAACAAAG AATCAGAAATCCAGATACTGTGGATTATGAAT GTACACCTTATGCAATATGTGAAAGAAAAGACATGGAGGAGAATCCAGACTGCCTATTCAGTGGTGACTAA
- the LOC108711358 gene encoding uncharacterized protein LOC108711358 isoform X2 — protein MKVIMDFVKILFNVVAMTLCYLLLVEGAGCHYFHKYEKENLTIKCDLCIDQNMSVCWYNYNKENISCEGCSLTVPKHGGIFECRKEDMKDTSFSLQSNNNTTCNSRSTFIISSVSDQETNNNQKSQIINISDNVNLSCQFDRSNLQFISFWVAVYPNRGNHCLFSVDNYFTDFNKNVYHHSVVGEGQNRINFFTLTNHYDAIQKQHLEIKKAKSSDSGTYLCLYFIWNNGKLEWKLGSNISLEVQDPTDSQNIFIRVGMTGGIIIMSALILLFLYIKKSRKNKMKQQRIRNPDTVDYECTPYAICERKDMEENPDCLFSGD, from the exons GATGCCATTACTTTCATAAATATGAGAAAGAGAACCTCACCATAAAATGTGATCTATGTATTGACCAAAATATGTCTGTTTGCTGGTACAACTACAATAAGGAAAACATAAGCTGTGAAGGTTGCAGTCTCACGGTTCCTAAACACGGGGGAATATTTGAATGCAGAAAAGAAGACATGAAAGACACTTCTTTTAGTTTacaaagtaataacaatacaacCTGCAATTCCCGCAGTACTTTTATCATTTCATCAGTTTCAG accAAGAAACAAACAACAATCAGAAATCACAAATTATCAATATAAGTGACAATGTTAATCTTTCCTGTCAGTTTGACAGGAGCAATTTACAATTCATTTCATTTTGGGTAGCTGTCTATCCAAATCGTGGCAATCACTGTTTATTCTCAGTGGATAACTACTttactgattttaataaaaatgtttatcacCATTCTGTTGTTGGTGAGGGGCAAAATAggattaatttttttactttaaccaACCATTATGATGCAATTCAGAAACAACATTTAGAAATCAAAAAAGCCAAATCATCTGATAGTGGCACCTActtatgcttatattttatttggaaCAATGGTAAACTGGAGTGGAAATTAGGAAGCAACATATCTCTTGAAGTACAAGATCCAACAGACA GTCAGAATATATTCATACGTGTTGGAATGACAGGAGGAATTATTATTATGAGTGCACTTATACTGCTGTTTTTGTACATTAAAAAGTCTAGAA AAAACAAGATGAAACAACAAAG AATCAGAAATCCAGATACTGTGGATTATGAAT GTACACCTTATGCAATATGTGAAAGAAAAGACATGGAGGAGAATCCAGACTGCCTATTCAGTGGTGACTAA